The Tepidibacillus fermentans genome contains the following window.
TAGTAAGATTGCTTTATTTAGTGCAATCATCATTGTCTTCTCAACTCTTTACCTTGGAATTCATTGGCTATTAGACATGGTTGCTGGCGTGATCCTGGCTTTCATCGCTAGTTACACTGGATTACGTCTTAGTGACATGGTCACTGGAAAGAGTCAATTTGAGATTGGGGATCAACTAAGTACAAAGAGATAAACAATGTTTACTCTGCTTAGTCCAATAGGTGAGAGTCAAGCCAGCACTACTACGAAGAAATTGAACGAGCAATTTTCAAGTATAATAATAAGAGCGTAACCCCTATCTAAAGGATTACGCTCTTTCTTCTTATGTAAAAGTCTATTCACTTTTACTTTCTACTACCCCATTAATCGCATTACGATCAAAAGTGATTTTCATGCTCTCATTCACACGAAGAGTCACTTTGTCATCCGTAAGATCAACGATAGTTCCATAGATCCCACCTATTGTTACGACTTTGTCATTCTTCTTTAAACTAGCCAGCATGGCATTCCGCTGCTTCGTCCTTTTTTGTTGTGGACGAATCAATAAGAAGTAAAAAATGACAAACATCAATACAAAAGGAAGTAACGTTGCTAACCAACTCCCCTGTGTTGCTGCAGTTCCTTGAGCCAAAAACATCGATATTCCCTCCTTTCTTCAAAATATCATAACAAAAATCTAGAAAGTTCGTAACTCATTTCTCCCATATTCCGCAAAGAATTCCTCTTTATATTCAAGAAGGCGATCTTCTAGAATCGCTTGACGGATATTTTTCATCAGATTAAGCAAGAAAAAGAGATTATGATAAGTGGTTAATCTTAGTCCAAAAATTTCATCTGCCTTTAATAGATGACGAACATATGCCCTTGAATAATTTTGACAGGTATAACAACTGCATTTTGGATCAATCGGGCCAAAGTCTCTCGCATACTTCGCATTGCGAACCACCAATCGTCCTTGACTGGTCATTGCTGTACCATTTCTTGCAATTCGCGTAGGCAAAACACAATCAAACATATCAATTCCACGAATAACGCCTTCAAATAAAGACTCAGGATCGCCAACCCCCATCAGATAACGAGGCTTGTCCTCAGGAAGTAAAGGAGTGGTATATTCCAAAATATCGAACATCATCTCCTTTGGTTCTCCTACGCTAAGCCCGCCAATTGCATACCCGGGGAAGTTAAGAGAGGTGATTTCTTTTGCACTTTGCTCTCTTAGGTCCTTATACACCCCTCCTTGTACGATTCCAAATAAAGCCTGATCATTGGGTCTTGAGTGAGCTTTTAAAGAGCGTTCTGCCCATCTTGTTGTCCTTTCAAGAGATTTTTTCACATAGTCGCGATCAGCAGGGTATGGCGGACATTCATCAAACGCCATAATGATATCTGCTCCAAGAGCATTTTGAATCTCGATCGATTTCTCTGGGCTTATGAATAATTTTTCTCCACTCAAATGGTTGCGAAAGTGGACTCCTTCTTCTGTTATTTTGCGCAAATCACTCAAACTAAAAACTTGAAAACCCCCACTATCTGTTAAAATGGGGCGATCCCAGTTCATAAAATGATGGAGACCACCTGCTTCTTTCACAATATCATGACCAGGTCTTAGAAAAAGATGATAAGTATTACTCAAAATGATCTGTGCATTCATCTGTTTCAATTCTTCTGGACTCATCGTTTTTACTGTTGCTTGCGTTCCAACAGGCATGAAAATTGGGGTTTCAATCACCCCATGAGGTGTATATAGTCGTCCTAATCGTGCTCCTGTTTTTTTATCTTTTTTAATTAATTCATAACGTATAGCTGACATTCTATCCTACCTTTCATTCCGCCACTTGATGCTTAATAAATAAACATCGCATCACCAAAACTAAAAAATCGATAATGCTGATCAATCGCTTCTTGATAGGCCTTCATAATCGTATCACGACCAGCAAAAGCACTGACCAACATCACTAAAGAGGATTTAGGTAGATGAAAGTTGGTGATCATCGCGTCAATGGCTTTAAACTCATATCCAGGATAGATAAAGATATCCGTCCATCCATCCTTTGCTTCAAATCGTTCTGTTTCTTTGTTAACGACCGTTTCAAGGGTGCGAACAGAAGTAGTCCCTACAGCAATAATTCTTCTTCCCTCTTCTTTTGCCTCATTTAATTTCTTCGCCGCTTCCTCATTTAACTGATAATATTCGGAATGCATATGATGCTCTTCGATATTTTCCGTTTGCACAGGACGAAAGGTTCCGAGTCCAACGTGTAAGGTGATATATACGATTTGAACGCCTTTTTCTTCAATTTGTTGTAACAATTCCTTGGTAAAATGTAATCCTGCTGTTGGAGCAGCTGCTGAACCCAAATGTTTGGCATAGACAGTCTGGTAGCGGTCTTTATCTTCTAGTTGTTCTTTTATATAGGGAGGAAGGGGCATTTGCCCTAATTGATCTAAAATTTCGTTGAAAATCCCTTGATAATGAAAACGAATGATTCTTCCTCCTACTTCTGTCGTATCTTCGATCACTCCAGTCAGTAACCCGTCACCAAAAACGACTTCATGTCCTTGTCGTAGTCTTTTTCCTGGTTTAACCAAGGTTTCCCAACGATTGTCATCTAATTGCTTCAATAATAATACTTCTACCTTTGCTTCTGTCTCTTTTTTCTGACCGATTAAACGGGCTGGTAATACTTTTGTATCGTTTAAGACAAGGGTATCGCCTTTATGTAAAAAGTCAATAATACCCCTAAAACGGTGGTGTTGAATCTCTCCAGTGCGTCGATTTAAAGTGAGTAGTTTTGAATCAGAACGATTTTTAAGTGGGGTTTGAGCGATTAGTTCTTCCGGTAAATCAAAATCAAACAATTCAATGTTCATCATATTTTCCCTCAGTTTGAATGATATTTATATTATTTTTCCCATGTTCAATTTTTGGTAATACTCGAAAACGAATAACTAGCAATTATTTACTATATCAATCTCCTCGTTTTTTTGCAAGGAAATCTCTGAGACATCGATAATCCAATGAAGTTGCTATATGACACATATTTTTTCTATTGAAATGAAAAAATTTTCATGTTATAATCAAAAACAATCAGAAATAATCAAAAATAATCAATTATTTCCTTATAATCAATCACATTTGACCAAGAAAGGGTAAGGGAGGTGTTTTTAGCAGTTGTACAGTGAAGAACGGAAAGCACTCATTCTTGATTATATTCAGAAAAAATCCAGAGCTTCCGTCCAAGAACTTGGAGAGTATCTCAATGTATCCGAGTCAACCATTCGTAGAGATCTGAAAGAATTAGAAGATTTGAAGCTTCTAAAAAGGACTCATGGTGGGGCAATCTCGGTTGAAAATGTGAATTTTGAGCCAACATTTCGGGAAAAAGAAGATCAATATTTTTTAGAAAAAGGTGCGATTGCAAAAAGGGCTGTTGAATTCATTAAAGAAGGAGATACGATCCTTTTAGATTCAGGGACAACAATTTTTCATGTTGTAAAAGAATTAAAGCGGTTTCAAAAGTTAACCGTTGTTACCAATTCATTAATTTTTGCTCATGAGTTACAGGATTCTCAAGGAATTGATGTGATTATTATTGGTGGATTTCTAAGAAGAGAGACTTTAGCATTAGTGGGTCCTTTAGCGGAGGAAGCATTATCAGCGATCAAAGTCGACAAAGCATTTATCGCAACAAATGGATTAGATATCAAAGAAGGTCTCACGACACCGAATCTAATTGAGGCATCTACAAAACGGAAAATGATTGAATCATCAAAACAAGTCTTTTTATTAGCCGATCATAGCAAAATAGGAAAAATTGCTTTTGCTAAGTTCGCAAATATCAATAAAGTGGACAAATTGATTATCGATGATGCTGTTCCTGAATACACTGTCAAAGAATTGATCAAATTAGGTATTGAAGTCGTTACTGTCACAGTATCATAGGAGGAAACAAAATGGAACCAGCGGTAATCACAGTGACATTAAATCCCGCCATTGATAAAACCATCACCCTTCCACGGTTTGAAGTGGGTGGTCTTAATCGAGCCAGCCAAATCCGAATCGATCCTGGAGGTAAGGGAATTAATGTTGCAAAGGTGTTAAAAAAGTTTGGGGTTGATGTTTTGGCAACTGGCTTCATAGCCGGAGACCAAGGAAATTTGCTGCGCAATCAATTAAATGAGAGAGCCATTCAAACTGATTTTATTCATGTTGCTGGTGAGACCAGAACCAATTTCAAAATTGTAGATGAAGAAGCTGGAATCACTACCGAAATTAATGAAGTTGGGTTCCCAATATCGGATCAAGATATTACAAATTTA
Protein-coding sequences here:
- the tgt gene encoding tRNA guanosine(34) transglycosylase Tgt; its protein translation is MSAIRYELIKKDKKTGARLGRLYTPHGVIETPIFMPVGTQATVKTMSPEELKQMNAQIILSNTYHLFLRPGHDIVKEAGGLHHFMNWDRPILTDSGGFQVFSLSDLRKITEEGVHFRNHLSGEKLFISPEKSIEIQNALGADIIMAFDECPPYPADRDYVKKSLERTTRWAERSLKAHSRPNDQALFGIVQGGVYKDLREQSAKEITSLNFPGYAIGGLSVGEPKEMMFDILEYTTPLLPEDKPRYLMGVGDPESLFEGVIRGIDMFDCVLPTRIARNGTAMTSQGRLVVRNAKYARDFGPIDPKCSCYTCQNYSRAYVRHLLKADEIFGLRLTTYHNLFFLLNLMKNIRQAILEDRLLEYKEEFFAEYGRNELRTF
- the yajC gene encoding preprotein translocase subunit YajC → MFLAQGTAATQGSWLATLLPFVLMFVIFYFLLIRPQQKRTKQRNAMLASLKKNDKVVTIGGIYGTIVDLTDDKVTLRVNESMKITFDRNAINGVVESKSE
- a CDS encoding DeoR/GlpR family DNA-binding transcription regulator, which translates into the protein MYSEERKALILDYIQKKSRASVQELGEYLNVSESTIRRDLKELEDLKLLKRTHGGAISVENVNFEPTFREKEDQYFLEKGAIAKRAVEFIKEGDTILLDSGTTIFHVVKELKRFQKLTVVTNSLIFAHELQDSQGIDVIIIGGFLRRETLALVGPLAEEALSAIKVDKAFIATNGLDIKEGLTTPNLIEASTKRKMIESSKQVFLLADHSKIGKIAFAKFANINKVDKLIIDDAVPEYTVKELIKLGIEVVTVTVS
- the queA gene encoding tRNA preQ1(34) S-adenosylmethionine ribosyltransferase-isomerase QueA — encoded protein: MNIELFDFDLPEELIAQTPLKNRSDSKLLTLNRRTGEIQHHRFRGIIDFLHKGDTLVLNDTKVLPARLIGQKKETEAKVEVLLLKQLDDNRWETLVKPGKRLRQGHEVVFGDGLLTGVIEDTTEVGGRIIRFHYQGIFNEILDQLGQMPLPPYIKEQLEDKDRYQTVYAKHLGSAAAPTAGLHFTKELLQQIEEKGVQIVYITLHVGLGTFRPVQTENIEEHHMHSEYYQLNEEAAKKLNEAKEEGRRIIAVGTTSVRTLETVVNKETERFEAKDGWTDIFIYPGYEFKAIDAMITNFHLPKSSLVMLVSAFAGRDTIMKAYQEAIDQHYRFFSFGDAMFIY